Sequence from the Dehalococcoidia bacterium genome:
GGTTACCTACCTTAACCTGAGGTTGACAGGGCATTATTATTCTGGGGTGCACCTTAAGTAATGTTAAAAGCGCTTAATATGTGTCATCCAGATGAGTGTAATCTTCCTTATTAGTCGCAGTTAACCATATCAGTGATTTCAAAGAACTTGTACGGATGATCTCTGTAAAAAGCATAACTCCTGTCGGGCAACAGCTCAAAATCGGTGTCAAAGTAGAGATTGAAAACCAGTCGAAAAGAGTTCACCGGCGTTATGGAAGGATACAAGACGTCCCTATTAACATCGGGTAGGTAGTAGGCGTTCAATATTGTCACCTTTTCCCTGAGTTCCGCTCGCGTTGCCTCTTCCCAACCGACCGCTTCTTCCCACTCACCCTCTCCTATCCACTTATCCTGTCCTCCCGGGTAGGACCCTTCGTCCGACTGCAAAATGATAATGGGGGGTATTTCTGAGCTTGAGAGCAATTCATCGATGAGTTCCATCACTCTGTTATTAGCGAAAACCAGCTGACCGATGTAATTTACCTCTACACTCCTATTATTGACCTCCTCTGCCGTCAGGTAATTACCGTTGCGGTCAAATACGAATGGGTTGTGGGGAATGAGCATATGAGCAAAAACAAACGTTGGCTCTTTCATATCTGGTATTTCAGCCAGTTTATCGAATTTGTACTGAACCCTATTCCACTGCCCCATACGGAAATCCTGCACCAAAGGCGCCTTCACCCATTGAGGTAATAGAGCATTTTCCAGCGCAATAGGATATAGCATGGTGGTTTTATATAGGGTCATTGAGAATTCTGGTATCTCCCAGTAGTTAAAATTCATATCGGCATATTCATTTTTCCTGGTTGGCTCCCACCATGATCCCATATGTATAAATTCATATCCCTCCGATTTTAGAAAATGCCACACCTCATAATCCTGCAGCATGTCATAGAGTGGATCCATGTCACTATAATCTTCACCCAACTCCTCACTCAGGTAATTAATATATTTCATGTTCAAGGATGATGCCAAGGATTGAGGGCTCTCTGGATAGTTTGATCTGCTTTCAGATGCCACATAAAACCCTCTGTTAGATAAATAGTCGGTGAACTCACTATTATCGAAATCATAAACCTCTTTAAGTGTGCTTTCGCTTGCATATCTATCCAGAACAATATAGTAAATATCCGGAAGGCTATCCGTTTTACTCGTATTGGCTCCAGGGTCATAGCCATTTTCCGTCGTTGTGATACCCTGCGAGGCAGCCTCAATCTCATTAGCCGCTATATTGATGGTGGGAACTATGACCAAGGCAATGGCCACTATGTTTAGAATAACTGTCAGATTGTGTAGATCTCTACGTGTCCTCTTCACTAAATAGGCACTACAGATAATGAGTATGCACCAGATAGGCCACAGGACCTTGTAAGTAATACCCAGACCCTCTACGGCATTTGAAACATACCCGTAGGAAAAGAACAGAATTAAAAAGATGGATACAATTATCGCTGCTTTTCCGGCATTCCTGAAGATCAGCCAGGCCGGTAATAGCAGCAGAAGCGCAAAACCCATCGCGGAAAACAGGGGTATCGCCACTGCAGAAGGTGAAACCTCTGCTACATTAGCAGAATAGAGGGCCAGAATGAAAAACATGGCAAACATTATGGGATGAATAACAAATAACCATTTCTTCGGTTTTTTCAAGTCTGACCCCCTTGCATCTCCTCTGTCATGGCATCATACCCTCTAATTATTCCCCTTAGCAATACCTTCAATATACCCCGCACCTATTTCCGATGAATGTCCAAAAGCATACACGTATGCCTTCCTTAGCTCAGTTATCCTTTTCCGGTAGGCCACCCTGCTCACTATCAAATCCGAAATCACCTGCGGAACCGACTCCACCTCCTCCGGGGAAAGAACCACACCAATTTCTGATCGAAGAGAAAGCTCCAATGGTTCTATGCCCAACTCTCTATACCTTTGATTGTTTACTTTAATGGGGACATCCAGGTACAAAACCGGTCGTTCGGTGCCGAAGGCATATTCAAGAGCAACCCCGGAGTAATCGCTTATCAGAACATCAGCCCGGATGAGTGAGCTATCACCAGCAACAGACATCTCCAGAGTGAAACCCGGATCATTTCCATACCTGGAAGCGAACTCTGCTACTAAATCCGGAGAGCGTCTAATTGTCTCCGGGTGAGGACGAACAATGACCTCATAACCGGCTTTAAGGAGAAGCTCAACCAGACGCTCACCGCAAGACTCGAGAACGTTGGCAACCCCCCAGGAAGGAGCGATCAGGACGGTTTTCCTGCCAGCGGTGGGCGACTTTTCCGAGGAGCACATCTGGTATGCCGCGTAAATCCGCTCCACTCGGTAATATCCTGCCTCTACGAGGGTCTTTGCTGGAAGACTGTTGATCTCTTCATGCCGGCGAATCTCCTCAACCTGGTGTGGACCGCAACACAGAACGGAATCATAATGGTCAAAAGCACCGTATCGATATATCATGTGAGTGCTAACTAGCGCATGGAATACATAGACGTAATGCACCGGATTAAGTGATCGCTTGAGATGGAACTGACCCAGGTCGGTCAGTGTCATAACGAACACACCACAATTGACATGCGCCATAAAGAGAGCAAGTAGCTTATTCAGATAAAAGGTTCGTACTCCTGACAGGGTTTCTTGCAGGATCGGATCGTCCGGGTCGGACGTAACATAACACAAACTTCGACCGGACCCGCTTATAAGTTTTTCAATAAGACCCTCGAAGTAAGGGTAATAGCCCCCGTGCTCAGCATAGAAAACAATCGATTTCTCGGTTTTTAGGGTTCTCCAGAAGAAACGGTGAAAGTCCGCTATTTCCTTTAGTAAACGCATGATAACTCAGGGTTTTCCAGTAACCCGGTTAATCCTCTCCTGAGTCATTATCCTTTCGGATTCTATTTCCTTTATGAAAGCGACTGCCAAAGAAAGCCCTGACCTTCCTCCAGTAGATCACAATTGTGGCCGATACCCCAACCAGAGCAGCTATAACAAAGGGAAGGATTACACCGCCAAGCTCAATATAGTGGAGATCCGCCGCCCCGGGCAAGGTGAAAAAGAAGACAGCAGGTACAACCGGCATCCTTAGCAGGCGTTTAATATATTTCATCGTGATCCCCTCCTTCCCGGGTTGAGCGGATTTTCGTCGGTTTTTATGATATAACTTACCGAGAAAATATGCCAGACCCTTACCTCCGTTTTGCCCCGATTGAGTTCGCTCAAAATATGGCTCAGTGGGGTCAATGCTAATCATAGCACCTAGACCAATGTCTGTCCAAATATTGACAATCTTGACAGGAGGTTGCCAGGTAGTGTATAGGTAACCCTGTCTACTAAAAAAATAACTGGATGGAGGGAAGGTAAAAATGCTCAAGGAGTATAGTCTTGAGGGCAGGGTTGCCGTCATTACCGGTGCAGCCCGGGGTATCGGCAAAGGGATCGCTCTGACCCTGGCCGAAGCCGGTGCCGACATCGTTACTGTGGACCGGAATACAGAGGAAAACGAGCAAACCGCAAGCGAGGTTCAGGCCCTGGGGCGGCGATGCCTGGCTATAACCACCGATGTCACCAGAGAAGACCAGGTACAGCGGATGGTCAGCCAGGCTATATCGAAATTGGGGAAAATCGATATACTGGTTAATAATGCCGGCAAAGGCGCCAGGCGGGTGGTAACACCCCTGGCCGAGCACAACATACGACCCATAACTGACGAGGACTGGTATAGTGTCCTGGACCTCAACGTGAGGGCCATACTTTTATGCGCGAGGGCTGTTGGCCCCCATATGATCGAGCGACGGAAGGGTAAGGTCATTATAATTACCTCTGTCACCGCAATAAGCGCATTTGACCATACCAGCCTGTATTGTGTGAGCAAGGCAGCAGCGGCCAGGTTTGCCCAGACCCTGGCACTGGAGTGGGCCCCCTACAACATCAACGTCAATGCCATCGGCCCCACCTGGACGCTAACCGAGGGGGCCAAAATGATGCTGGAGAAAAGTGAGGAGTACCGGCAAAAAGAGATGGCCCGTATCCCGATGGGGAGGGCTGCCACCCCCAGGGAGATAGGTCTTCTCGCCGTTTACCTCGCCTCCGATGCCTCCGATTTCGTTACCGGGCAGAGTATCTATATAGACGGGGGGCTGACCGCCGGGGGCTAACCGCCGCGCCTCTGTACAACGAACGATTGATAGGCTATACTCACTATGATATAAATCCACAAAGTGTCACAAACGATGGACATCTTCGCAAGAGGTTTAATAATACTTTAATCTGAAAACAGGCAGAGGGTGATGAAATGAAAATAAAGACAATTTACTTGGCATCAGCCCTGGTACTGGTGTTCTCGCTGGCAGCTGCCTTAATACCAGCAGGCCCAGTGATGGCTCAACCTCCGTACTATGTATCTACCACGGGTAGCGATACAACTGGTGATGGAAGTGCTGGAAATCCATGGGGCAACATAAGCTACGCAGTTGGGCAGGCTGCATCCGGCACCACGATCCATGTGGCAGCAGGGCAATACAATGAGCATGACATCACAATCAACAAGTCCCTGACGATACAGGGTGCCGGCGAGGGCGGCACTATCGTTGACGGAAACGCTCTCAGTCGCGTGTTTCATATAAATGGTAGTTACACGGTTGATATGTCCGGCATAACGATTCGGAACGGCAACATGTCAGGATACGGCGGTGGCCTATATAACAACAATGGTAAGGTAACTATAACTAACTGCACGGTAAGTGAAAACGATGCCGATGATAGCGGCGGTATCTTCAACCTCAGTGGTAACATGACTATAACTAACTGCACCATCAGCGGAAACAATGCGCTTAACTGGGGCGGCGGTATCTTCAACGCCAGTGGTAACATGACTATAACTAACTGCACCATCAGCGGAAACAGTGCTGCAACGTGGGGCGGCGGTATCCTCAACTCCAGTGGTAACATGACTATAACTAACTGCACCGTCAGCGGAAACAAGGTTGACGATGATGGCGGTGGCATTTATAACACGTCTAGTGGCAATGTGACGCTGACCAACTGCACCGTCAGCGGAAATACTGCCAGTGGAGATGGTGGTGGCATTTGGAATGAAACAGGCGATGTGACGCTGACCAACTGCACCATTAGTGGAAATACTGCTGACAGCGGCGGGGGGGTTATAAGTTACGTCAGTATTAATATAACGTGTACAATAGTCTACGGTAACACAGTTGTTAATGATGGTTCTAACATTTATGGTCCATACACCGACATCGGCAGCGAATCCATCGTTGGAAGCCCCGACCCACTCCTCGGTCCGCTTCAGAATAACGGGGGGCCTACAGAAACACATGCTCTCATGATTGGCAGCCCCGCTATAGATGCCTGTGTCACCAGTTGTACCGTCAACACCGACCAGCGAGGACTACCACGGCCAGTGGACGGGGATTTAGATGGCACCTACTTCTGTGACGTGGGCGCATATGAGAAACAGCCTGCGGTTGGTGGAATTATAGAGCCGGTGGACCGGTTGGAGCTGCTGGCGCCGTGGCTCGCGCTGGCGGCACTGATGGCGGTGGCCCTGTCAGTGGTGGTGGTAATGAGGAGGAGGCGCCTGGCGTAGATTCTCCAACAATAGACGAGAAGAGAACAGGGGCTACCCGAAGGGTGGCCCCTCTGTTATTGCTAACAGCCTTGACAGGCTAGTAACGCAGGAGTATCATCGCATCATAAAAGGGCAGGAGGTGGGTAGTGAAAAGGACAAGAATCGCTGTAGTATTGCTCGTGGGCGTTTTGGTGGTGTCGGTATTGGCTTTCGCCATGCCTACGTCGACAGTGCCAGTAGCAGAGGCTGCAGACGCATATACTTTCACCGGCTATAGATTCACCGGCCATGTATTTGTGGGCGGCATGCCGGTACCTTGTAACACACTGATTCAGGTTCTGCAAGGCGGTACTCCTCTCGGCGAAACACACACCGGTATTCCGTGTCCGCCTACTAGCCCTCCCAGACCGGCTGCAGTTCTCGACTTAGATGACAACGAATACCGTATAGAGATATCAACAACACCTACAATAGTAGAGCAAGCACGAGCCAGAGAAGATGGTACAGCTAACTTCCGGATAGGGTGGGACTGTGGTGGTGGTGTAGTATTGTTAATGGCAGTTGAAACCGCTGCCTTTGATTTGGAAGCCCCGGTGATACAAGACCTGCACTCCAGTTGTCCGGTTGGTGGGATTATAGAGCCAGTCGACCTGTTGGAGCAAAGTGCGACCTCCGGTGAGCCTTCTGATGGAGCTTCTGCCAGCACCTTCATTGCCCTCGGGATTGGGATAGCAGTGCTGCTTGCTGCCCTTATTGTATGGTCGGTAAGAAGGAGACGGGTAGCGTAGGTTTTACAACAACATAAAAGTAGCTTTCAGGGGGCTACCCGATAAAGGGTGGCCCTTTTTTTATCCCCCATGCAGCCTACCTCAATACCGCCTTATCTACAAAAAGCATACTGGCTACTTTGTAACCGACATCCACATGGCGATTGTTGCAGAAATGGCGTTTCGTGCAACATGATAGGAGACTCGTGTTCTGTTGACAGTCGGTAGTCTTTACAGTACCATTGTATGACAGAAGGGCATATTGGAGGTGAATATGTCCGCGCAACCTGAACAACCCAAAAAGCAAAAGGCCAGCGGAGTAGCGATACCCGCTGGCCTTTTCATTGGTATGGGTATAGGTTTTGCAGTCGATCATCTAGTCGCTGGCCTTTTCATCGGCCTTGGTGCCGGATTTCTCACAATGATAATTCTGCGTATCAAACTTGGCGAATGGTAAAAAGT
This genomic interval carries:
- a CDS encoding glucose 1-dehydrogenase, producing MLKEYSLEGRVAVITGAARGIGKGIALTLAEAGADIVTVDRNTEENEQTASEVQALGRRCLAITTDVTREDQVQRMVSQAISKLGKIDILVNNAGKGARRVVTPLAEHNIRPITDEDWYSVLDLNVRAILLCARAVGPHMIERRKGKVIIITSVTAISAFDHTSLYCVSKAAAARFAQTLALEWAPYNINVNAIGPTWTLTEGAKMMLEKSEEYRQKEMARIPMGRAATPREIGLLAVYLASDASDFVTGQSIYIDGGLTAGG
- a CDS encoding CDP-glycerol glycerophosphotransferase family protein gives rise to the protein MRLLKEIADFHRFFWRTLKTEKSIVFYAEHGGYYPYFEGLIEKLISGSGRSLCYVTSDPDDPILQETLSGVRTFYLNKLLALFMAHVNCGVFVMTLTDLGQFHLKRSLNPVHYVYVFHALVSTHMIYRYGAFDHYDSVLCCGPHQVEEIRRHEEINSLPAKTLVEAGYYRVERIYAAYQMCSSEKSPTAGRKTVLIAPSWGVANVLESCGERLVELLLKAGYEVIVRPHPETIRRSPDLVAEFASRYGNDPGFTLEMSVAGDSSLIRADVLISDYSGVALEYAFGTERPVLYLDVPIKVNNQRYRELGIEPLELSLRSEIGVVLSPEEVESVPQVISDLIVSRVAYRKRITELRKAYVYAFGHSSEIGAGYIEGIAKGNN
- a CDS encoding right-handed parallel beta-helix repeat-containing protein is translated as MKIKTIYLASALVLVFSLAAALIPAGPVMAQPPYYVSTTGSDTTGDGSAGNPWGNISYAVGQAASGTTIHVAAGQYNEHDITINKSLTIQGAGEGGTIVDGNALSRVFHINGSYTVDMSGITIRNGNMSGYGGGLYNNNGKVTITNCTVSENDADDSGGIFNLSGNMTITNCTISGNNALNWGGGIFNASGNMTITNCTISGNSAATWGGGILNSSGNMTITNCTVSGNKVDDDGGGIYNTSSGNVTLTNCTVSGNTASGDGGGIWNETGDVTLTNCTISGNTADSGGGVISYVSINITCTIVYGNTVVNDGSNIYGPYTDIGSESIVGSPDPLLGPLQNNGGPTETHALMIGSPAIDACVTSCTVNTDQRGLPRPVDGDLDGTYFCDVGAYEKQPAVGGIIEPVDRLELLAPWLALAALMAVALSVVVVMRRRRLA